CCAGCTTGAATCGTTACATCGAGTGCAGTAGTGGGTTCGTCAGCGATGAGGAGCTGTGGATGACACGCAAGAGCCATTGCAATCATGACCCTTTGACACATCCCACCACTTAATTCATGTGGATAACTATTCAGTCTTTTCTCCGGGGCTGGAATACCCACAAGCTTGAGCAGCTCAATTACGCGTTCTCTTTCGTCTTTTTTTGACAAATTAAGATGAGTCCTTATCGCTTCACCGATCTGATCACCCACTGGGAAAACAGGGTTAAGGGAGCTTATAGGTTCCTGAAAGATCATGGAAATTTTATTTCCACGCAGAGACCTAATGGCGCTTTCTGATAGTTCCAACAGATTTACCCCATCGAAGGTTATCTCTCCTCCAGTAATTTTCCCGGGAGGATCGGGTATTAACCTCATGATTGAAAGAGCCGTTACCGTCTTGCCACAACCACTTTCTCCCACCACGCCTACAATCTTACCCTCCGGTATACAAAGTGAAATCCCGCTTACAACCTCTACTCTGCTTTTTCCGGTTCCAAATGAAACCTTGAGATCTTTTATTTCGAGTGCA
The window above is part of the Thermodesulfobacteriota bacterium genome. Proteins encoded here:
- a CDS encoding ABC transporter ATP-binding protein; this translates as MKNALEIKDLKVSFGTGKSRVEVVSGISLCIPEGKIVGVVGESGCGKTVTALSIMRLIPDPPGKITGGEITFDGVNLLELSESAIRSLRGNKISMIFQEPISSLNPVFPVGDQIGEAIRTHLNLSKKDERERVIELLKLVGIPAPEKRLNSYPHELSGGMCQRVMIAMALACHPQLLIADEPTTALDVTIQAG